The nucleotide sequence TGCTGGGCATCGAGGTGGCGGCCGGGTACCCGCTCACCACCCTGCCGCTGCCAGAGGGCACCCTGCTCGTCCTGTACACCGACGGCCTGGTGGAGGTCCCGGGTACCGACGCGGACAGTGTCACCGCCGCCCTCACCGACCACCTCACCCGGCACGCCGCCGACCATCTCGCCGACCTCCGCGCCGACCAGGCGTCCGACCGGGCGGGCGGCGTCCTCGACCGGCTCATCGACGAACTGGTGCAGGTGGGTTGGCCCGCCGGGCAGCACACCGACGACATCGCCCTCCTGCTGCTGCAGGCCACCCGCCGCGCGGGCTGACCGCGGCCGCGGGGCCACCCGCGGACACGGCGTCAGCCGCCGAGCAGGGCGGCCACGGCCTCGGCGCAGGCGGTGCCCTGCCGGCGTCCGGCCTCGGCGGCGGCCGTGCGCCGCGAGGCGTCGAGCAGGTTGCGGCCGATCGCGCGACGGGCGGCGCGGTCCGGGGTGAGGACGAGCACCTCGGCGCCGTCGGCGGCGAGGTCCGCGCCCTGCGCCGCGGCCCCCGGGTGCGGCCCGACGGCCCGGGGCACGGGGGAGAGGGCGAGCACGCGCCGGTGCCCCCGCGCCAGGTGGACATTGGTGGTCGAGCGGCTGCCGCCGTCCATCCAGTGCCGCCCCGCGACCTTCACCGGCGGCCACACCACCGGGACGGCGCAACTCGCGGCCACCGCCAGCGGCAGTGGCACCCCGTCGTCCGCGGTGAACACCTCCAGGGCGCCCGTGCGCACGTCGACGGCGGTCAGCCGAAGGTCGCGGCGGGGCCAGTCGCGGACGCCGTCGAGGAGGGTGTCGATCGCCGCGAAGACCTCCGCCTCGGGCACCGTGCGGGAGGCGAGCGCCGCCCGGGCCAGCCGCTTCACCGAGCGCTCGGGGTCCCGGGAGGCGAGGGCGGCCCACAGGAAGCGCGCGGTCTGAGCCGCAGTCACCGCGACCCGCACCGCCGGGGTGCCGGCGAGCTCGCCCGCGAACAGCTCCCGCGGCGGGACGCCTGCGGTGAGCCGGGCGCCCAGTACGGCGCCCGCCGAGGTGCCGATCACCGTGTCCGTGCCGGCCGGGTCGACCCCGGCCTCGGCCAGCCCGGCGAGCACGCCGATCTCCCACGCGCCGCCCAGCGTCCCGCCGCCGCCGAGCACCAGTGCCGTGTCCGCCATCGTCCCGCCCCTCCGAGCCATAAACGGGGAGTGCTCCCCGTTTGATGGTCCGACAGTAGCACCAGATCCGAGGAGCACTCCCCGGAGGGCACGCCGTCCGGGGAGTGCGCGAGAGCCCGCCCCCGGCGGGGGCGGGCTCGGTGGGGGAGTGGGTCAGGACAGGGTCGGGATGACCGCCTGGACCTTGGAGGCCACCTCCTGCGGCAGCGGGACGTAGCCCTTGGTGCCGATCGACTGCTGCGCGGGCTCGCTGATGGTGTACGTCAGGAAGGACTTGAGGGCGTCGAGCGTGCCCGCCTTGTTGCCCTTGTCGCAGACGATCTCGTAGGTGACCAGGACGATCGGGTAGGCGCCGGGCTCCTTGGTGGCGTAGTCGAGGTTGAGGGCGAGGTCGCTGCCGGTGCCGGCCACGGTGGCCTTGGCGAAGGTGGTGGCGGCGTTGGCGGCGGTGGCCGCCACCGGCTGCGGTGCGCCGGTGCGGATCGCCGCGCTCTTCAGGCCGTTGGTCTGGGCGAAGGACAGCTCGACGTAGCCGATCGAGTTCTCGACCTGCTTGACCTGGGCGGACACGCCGGCCGAACCGTTGGCGGACTGGCCGCCCTTGCCCGCCCAGGTCTTGCTCGGCGGGTACGGCCAGGCGCCGTTGCCCGCGGCGGCGAGGTAGGCGGTGAGGTTCGCGGTGGTGCCCGAGTCGTCGCCGCGGTGGAAGCTCTGCACGGGTGCGTCCGGCAGCTTCGCGTCCGGGTTGAGTGCGGCGATCGCCGGGTCATTCCACGTGGTGATCTGACCGTTGAAGATCTCGGCGATGGTCGGCGCGTCGAGTACGAGGTCGTCGACCCCGTCGACGTTGTAGACGATCGAGATCAGGCCGGCGACCATCGGCAGGTCGATGCCCTGGCCTCCGGTGCAGACCTGCTCGGAGGCCTGGACCTCCTCCGGCTTCAGCGGGGCGTCCGAGCCGGCGAAGGTCACCTTGCCCTGGTTGAACTGCTGCACGCCCGCGCCCGAACCGCCGCCGCCGTAGGTGACGGTGATGTCGGGGCAGGCGGTGCCGAACGCGACCTTCCAGATGTCGATGGCGTTCGACTGGGCGGTGGAGCCCGCACCGAGCAGCTGCCCGGAGCCGTTGCAGGCGATCGAGGCGCCGCTCGCCGCACTGGACGGCGCGGCTCCGGTGGGTGCCGGATCGGAGCCGCAGCCGGCCGTGGTGGCGAGGGCGGCCACGAACGCGGTGGCACCGGCCAGCAGGCGGGCGGTGGACATGGTCCGACGGGTCATGGGGATCTCCAGGGCGGCTGGCGGACGCGGACGGCGGTCGGGCCCATCGTCGGCCGCTGTGCGCCGCCACCGCACGGCCGACATGCCGCCCGTTCGCCCGGACGGGTGAGACTGCCGCGACCGAGAACCTGCCCGTGGCCTGCCGTTTCCCCGTTCGTAACCTGGCCGCCCAGGGCCGGTCACCGGCCTTCGGCAGGGTCATCGGAGAGAGCGAGTTGACTGTACAACTTGGCCTGCAATCTGCCTGAGTCCGCCTGAGTCGGCCTGAGAAGGCCTCCCTTCCGAAGGACCCCGCATGTCCGAACCCCGTGCCCTGTCCGGCTACTGGCTGCGCGACAACTGCCCGTGCGCGGACTGCCGCGACCCCGGCAACGGCCAGAAGCTCTTCCAGATCACCGACCTGCCCGCCGACCTCGCCGTCCAGGAGACCACCGAGCGGGACGGCCACCCGGAGGTGCGCTGGACCGACGGCCACCGCTCCCGCTACCCGCTCACCTGGCTCGCCGGTGCGACCGCCGACCACGACCACCCCCGCGACCGTCCCGGCGACCACCGCACCGAGGCCGGCAAGCGGCTCTGGCACGCCGCCGACTTCGCCGCCGGCATCCCCGAAGCCCACTGGGACGCCCACCTCGCCGACCCTGCCGAACGCGCCGCCGTGCTGCGCGCCGTCCGCCACCTCGGCTTCGCCGTGCTGCGCGGCGTCCCCACCGAGGACCGCCAGGTGCTCGCCGTCGCCCGCACCTTCGGCCACGTCCGGGTCACCAACTGCGGCGAACTCTTCGACGTCCGTGTCGAACCCGCCCCCAACAACCTCGCCTTCACCAGCGCCGCCATCACCCCGCACACCGACAACCCCTACCGCGACCCGGTGCCCACCCTGCAACTGCTGCACTGCCTGGAGAACGCCGCCGAGGGCGGCGACTCCGGACTGGTCGACGGCTTCGCCGCCGCCGACCTGCTGCGCACCGAGGCACCCGAGGACTTCGCGCTCCTCACCGGGACCCCGGTCCCGTTCGCCTTCCGCGACCGCAGCACCGAACTGCGCGCCGAACGGCCGCTGATCGAGACCGACGCCCTCGGCCGGATCCGCGAGATCCGGTTCAACAACCGCTCGACCGGCATCCTGCGCCTGCCCGCCGCCGACCTCGACGCCTTCTACCTTTGATCTTGGCCAGTGCTCCGCTCTTTAGGGCGGGGGTGAAGGCCATCCTTGGCCCGGAGCCGCGAAGCGGCGGAGTTCGCTGCGGCTCCGGGGTGACGGTCAGATGGGCCGCTTCTGGTTCTCGATGTACTGGCGTACGACGGTGAGGGGCGCGCCTCCGCAGGACCCGGCGAAGTAGGAGCCGGACCAGAAGTGGCCGCCCCACAGGTACCGGTGGACGTGGGCGCTGTACTCCTGGCGCAGGTAGCGGGAGCTGACGCCCTTGAGGCTGTTGACCAGTTTGGAGAGCTGCACTTTCGGCGGGTAGTGCACCAGCAGGTGTACGTGATCGTCTTCGCCGTTGAACTGCTTCAACTCTGCTTCGAAGTCCTGGCAGACCTCGCGCATGATCTCTTCACAGCGGGTCAGCATGGCGCCCGTCAATGCCCTGCGCCGATATTTGGTGACGAAAACCAAGTGGACGTGCAGATTGTAGACAACGTGGCGGCCGGTACGTACATCGGGATTCGGATTCCAGCGTGGTGACATAAACCAATGATACGATCTTGCTCATGCGGCTTCGGTACTCGTTCCGCGTGTACCCGAATGGGCCTCAGCGTTCTGCGCTGGCAAGGGCGTTCGGGTGTGCTCGGGTGGTCTTCAACGACGCGCTTCGCGTCCGCGAGGACGCCCGCGCTGCCGGGATGCCGTTCGTCACCTCGGGTGAGCTGTCGAAGCGGCTCACCGCGTCGAAGAAGACCCCGGAGCGGGCGTGGCTCGCCGAGGTGTCATCGG is from Streptomyces sp. TLI_235 and encodes:
- a CDS encoding NTE family protein, producing the protein MADTALVLGGGGTLGGAWEIGVLAGLAEAGVDPAGTDTVIGTSAGAVLGARLTAGVPPRELFAGELAGTPAVRVAVTAAQTARFLWAALASRDPERSVKRLARAALASRTVPEAEVFAAIDTLLDGVRDWPRRDLRLTAVDVRTGALEVFTADDGVPLPLAVAASCAVPVVWPPVKVAGRHWMDGGSRSTTNVHLARGHRRVLALSPVPRAVGPHPGAAAQGADLAADGAEVLVLTPDRAARRAIGRNLLDASRRTAAAEAGRRQGTACAEAVAALLGG
- a CDS encoding phosphate ABC transporter substrate-binding protein (PhoT family) — translated: MTRRTMSTARLLAGATAFVAALATTAGCGSDPAPTGAAPSSAASGASIACNGSGQLLGAGSTAQSNAIDIWKVAFGTACPDITVTYGGGGSGAGVQQFNQGKVTFAGSDAPLKPEEVQASEQVCTGGQGIDLPMVAGLISIVYNVDGVDDLVLDAPTIAEIFNGQITTWNDPAIAALNPDAKLPDAPVQSFHRGDDSGTTANLTAYLAAAGNGAWPYPPSKTWAGKGGQSANGSAGVSAQVKQVENSIGYVELSFAQTNGLKSAAIRTGAPQPVAATAANAATTFAKATVAGTGSDLALNLDYATKEPGAYPIVLVTYEIVCDKGNKAGTLDALKSFLTYTISEPAQQSIGTKGYVPLPQEVASKVQAVIPTLS
- a CDS encoding gamma-butyrobetaine dioxygenase, whose amino-acid sequence is MSEPRALSGYWLRDNCPCADCRDPGNGQKLFQITDLPADLAVQETTERDGHPEVRWTDGHRSRYPLTWLAGATADHDHPRDRPGDHRTEAGKRLWHAADFAAGIPEAHWDAHLADPAERAAVLRAVRHLGFAVLRGVPTEDRQVLAVARTFGHVRVTNCGELFDVRVEPAPNNLAFTSAAITPHTDNPYRDPVPTLQLLHCLENAAEGGDSGLVDGFAAADLLRTEAPEDFALLTGTPVPFAFRDRSTELRAERPLIETDALGRIREIRFNNRSTGILRLPAADLDAFYL
- a CDS encoding putative transposase, yielding MSPRWNPNPDVRTGRHVVYNLHVHLVFVTKYRRRALTGAMLTRCEEIMREVCQDFEAELKQFNGEDDHVHLLVHYPPKVQLSKLVNSLKGVSSRYLRQEYSAHVHRYLWGGHFWSGSYFAGSCGGAPLTVVRQYIENQKRPI